The following coding sequences are from one Ovis canadensis isolate MfBH-ARS-UI-01 breed Bighorn chromosome 25, ARS-UI_OviCan_v2, whole genome shotgun sequence window:
- the RAB4A gene encoding ras-related protein Rab-4A: protein MSQTAMSETYDFLFKFLVIGNAGTGKSCLLHQFIEKKFKDDSNHTIGVEFGSKIINVGGKYVKLQIWDTAGQERFRSVTRSYYRGAAGALLVYDITSRETYNALTNWLTDARMLASQNIVIILCGNKKDLDTDREVTFLEASRFAQENELMFLETSALTGENVEEAFVQCARKILNKIESGELDPERMGSGIQYGDAALRQLRSPRRAQAPSAQECGC, encoded by the exons attttttgtttaaattcttgGTCATTGGAAATGCAGGAACTGGCAAGTCTTGCTTGCTTCATcagtttattgaaaaaaaat tcaaagatgacTCAAACCATACAATAGGAGTGGAATTTGGTTCAAAGATAATAAATGTTGGTGGTAAATATGTAAAGTTACAGATATGGGACACAGCAGGCCAAGAACGATTCAG GTCTGTGACAAGAAGCTACTACAGAGGTGCAGCGGGGGCACTGCTTGTCTACGACATCACCAG CCGAGAAACCTACAATGCGCTTACTAATTGGTTAACAGATGCCCGAATGCTCGCGAGCCAGAACATTGTCATCATCCTCTGCGGGAACAAGAAGGACTTGGACACCGATCGGGAAGTCACTTTCCTGGAGGCCTCCCGATTTGCTCAGGAAAATG AGCTGATGTTTCTGGAAACAAGTGCACTCACAGGGGAGAATGTAGAAGAGGCCTTTGTACAGTGTGCaagaaaaatccttaacaaaattgaATCAG GTGAGCTGGACCCAGAAAGAATGGGCTCAGGTATCCAGTACGGAGATGCGGCCTTGAGACAGCTGCGGTCCCCGCGCCGTGCACAGGCCCCGAGCGCGCAGGAGTGCGGCTGCTGA